Proteins encoded together in one Desulfomicrobium apsheronum window:
- a CDS encoding ATP-binding protein, whose product MPAVLKPMRSGQDEDFHDVIAERYERKPTIITSNLDFSEWNDAFHNKLLGAATLDRIMHGAYQVVLDGKSYRTPRKDLSPCRGDS is encoded by the coding sequence ATGCCCGCGGTCCTCAAGCCCATGCGCTCCGGGCAGGACGAGGACTTCCACGACGTCATCGCAGAGCGCTACGAGCGAAAACCGACGATCATCACCAGCAATCTGGACTTCTCGGAGTGGAACGACGCCTTCCACAACAAGCTGCTCGGCGCAGCCACCCTCGACCGGATCATGCACGGCGCTTACCAAGTCGTACTGGACGGCAAGAGCTACAGGACCCCTCGCAAGGATCTTTCCCCTTGCAGAGGCGACTCATAA
- a CDS encoding SOS response-associated peptidase family protein — protein sequence MRTGERLQSMQCMRCLMPVRGWYEWNENDLVRSDSGRQVKPPYYISAPNADAIAFAGLWAVWTGQDGS from the coding sequence ATGCGGACCGGCGAACGCTTACAAAGCATGCAATGTATGCGCTGCCTGATGCCTGTGAGGGGATGGTACGAATGGAACGAAAACGACCTAGTCAGGAGCGATTCTGGCCGGCAGGTGAAGCCGCCCTACTACATCTCCGCACCGAATGCAGATGCTATCGCCTTCGCCGGGCTTTGGGCCGTCTGGACAGGACAGGACGGCAGCTAG
- a CDS encoding MucR family transcriptional regulator, producing the protein MEDYLKQAIEIVKAQASVRNMNEEEITSMIKALAGSIRGVDEGGAPVVETGPAIDPKNAIREKSVLCCECGKSFKVLTKRHLATHGLTPEQYREKYGYKKGTSLVAKSLARSRRKTMQDMKLWEKRKKAPKAE; encoded by the coding sequence ATGGAAGATTATCTCAAGCAAGCAATCGAGATCGTAAAAGCCCAAGCATCTGTGCGCAATATGAACGAGGAAGAGATCACGTCCATGATCAAGGCCTTGGCTGGCAGCATTCGTGGAGTCGATGAAGGTGGCGCTCCCGTTGTCGAAACCGGACCCGCTATCGATCCCAAAAACGCAATTCGTGAAAAGAGCGTCCTTTGCTGCGAGTGTGGAAAGTCATTCAAAGTTTTGACGAAGCGTCACTTGGCTACACACGGACTCACTCCCGAACAGTACAGGGAAAAATACGGTTACAAGAAAGGTACTTCCCTGGTAGCAAAATCTCTGGCCCGTAGCCGCCGAAAAACCATGCAGGACATGAAGCTTTGGGAAAAGCGTAAAAAGGCACCCAAGGCTGAGTAA
- a CDS encoding DUF3987 domain-containing protein — MAYKEDELKMMVNAIDFNKRIEDRQYRLRLEDKLHRSYEELRNRPPRWIFQQLSFAAFNPELFPNDLIEVAEHISSHAEIDTTSVLLVLFGSISAAMCGRYVVQVDHEWRESGGLYIVEAAESGSRKSYVISTAKAPLDQYFEKLSLEHEVQSAKYKKNNKHLEVFKRKVINLLINNHLKSSSADGIYFGDPNEVLPELQHTIDSLDKNTEATKPKYSTPPQIFLSIASRVSAGEGMSKQGEFACVFEAEGSFFESEIANKSTHPGLYLKSYDMERYDYSSKNVGKISMQKPSMTIVAFVQPDVLMNFYSNKNLKSRGLNARFLPHFASKPSNFIRHRSLPPTPKPGAMIAYNAKITEMLKRNFTQDKNREIWTVSLTPKAYELVKTYEQNTQPYVRSLEYLHMSSFLAKAHGAVVRLALCIHAWNNPKPEQSPITREEVEAAISLMDVIVEHANIAFSPERSQACVDAQEILAWIRRCDWTDIIPVFQAQDAMSAISGLNKKQCHAALDLLEQHDNIRQYFEAGRDRLCVLNPQLVNQNIIQNNRPIGRY, encoded by the coding sequence ATGGCTTACAAAGAAGATGAATTGAAGATGATGGTTAACGCCATCGACTTCAACAAGCGAATCGAGGACAGGCAGTACAGATTGCGACTCGAAGATAAACTACACCGCAGTTACGAGGAGCTTCGGAATCGTCCTCCTCGCTGGATTTTTCAACAGTTGTCGTTCGCAGCTTTCAATCCGGAATTGTTTCCAAATGACTTGATTGAAGTTGCCGAGCACATCAGTAGCCATGCAGAGATTGATACAACGTCAGTACTTTTGGTCTTGTTTGGCAGTATTTCTGCTGCGATGTGCGGCCGCTACGTTGTGCAAGTAGACCATGAATGGCGTGAGTCTGGCGGCCTATACATTGTAGAAGCTGCTGAGTCTGGCTCTCGCAAATCGTACGTGATTAGCACAGCAAAAGCACCTTTAGACCAATACTTCGAAAAATTGAGCCTGGAGCATGAGGTGCAGTCTGCTAAATATAAAAAAAATAACAAGCACCTTGAAGTGTTCAAACGGAAAGTCATCAATTTACTTATAAACAACCATCTGAAGAGTTCTTCGGCAGATGGAATTTACTTTGGGGATCCGAACGAGGTGTTACCAGAGCTTCAACACACTATCGACAGCTTGGACAAGAACACTGAGGCTACAAAACCCAAGTATAGCACTCCACCACAGATATTCCTGAGCATAGCCAGTCGCGTGTCGGCTGGCGAGGGAATGTCAAAGCAAGGTGAATTTGCCTGTGTCTTCGAGGCAGAAGGCTCCTTTTTCGAAAGCGAAATCGCCAACAAGTCTACACACCCAGGCCTTTACCTCAAGTCATACGACATGGAGAGATACGATTACTCGTCGAAAAATGTCGGCAAAATCTCAATGCAAAAACCGTCTATGACCATAGTCGCGTTTGTCCAACCTGATGTGCTTATGAATTTTTACAGCAACAAAAATCTGAAAAGTCGAGGGTTAAACGCGAGGTTTCTGCCCCACTTCGCCTCGAAGCCCAGCAATTTCATTCGCCACAGGTCATTGCCCCCCACCCCGAAGCCAGGCGCTATGATCGCCTACAACGCCAAGATCACCGAAATGCTGAAACGGAACTTCACGCAGGACAAAAACAGAGAAATCTGGACCGTGTCCCTGACACCGAAAGCCTACGAACTGGTCAAAACTTATGAGCAAAACACGCAGCCATATGTCAGAAGCCTGGAGTATTTGCACATGAGTTCCTTCCTTGCGAAGGCGCATGGAGCGGTCGTACGATTAGCGTTATGCATTCACGCCTGGAACAATCCCAAGCCAGAACAGTCTCCTATCACTCGGGAAGAAGTAGAAGCTGCTATCTCGTTGATGGACGTTATCGTCGAGCACGCAAACATAGCCTTTAGCCCAGAGCGTAGCCAAGCGTGTGTGGATGCACAGGAAATACTCGCATGGATACGCCGTTGCGATTGGACCGACATCATCCCGGTTTTCCAAGCTCAGGACGCAATGAGTGCGATTAGCGGGTTGAACAAGAAGCAATGTCACGCAGCGCTCGATCTGCTTGAGCAACATGATAACATACGGCAGTATTTCGAGGCCGGGAGAGACCGGTTGTGCGTCCTGAATCCCCAACTCGTTAATCAAAATATCATCCAAAATAACAGACCCATCGGTCGATACTGA
- a CDS encoding MATE family efflux transporter, giving the protein MSQSDFDQNLQRAPYATIWNLAWPQVVMMFFHFLIGFVDVWVAGRIGRETQACVGVMSQAMFFFMVVAIALANGGVAAISQSSGAGLPRRVKRFVGLGVGLGFVTGLVILAFGLWFDERFLLLLQIPVEVMPIAEYLLQVSLYILPAYYLFTISNAFFRAQKIVTLPLYSMILVTGVNTLLDLGLGLGMWGLPNLGYKGIAWATFASILCGTVYNFVMMFRCGLLSRQSLAPWRWVRLALPYLVKVAWPAGLMQLVWHSAYMVLYAITASLPFDNVVAMAGMSAGIRIEALLFLPGIAFNFTASILVGHYLGQGRKDEAKRIGYKIMLVGVIAMSVITGLLWLVIEPVIAFVAPDLQVQEEAIRYLAWNMAATPPLLAAMILGGAFTGAGATIYQAVIFGTAAWLVRLPLAYLLGHVVFQSANGVWMAMFASVLVQSATALYFYHYKDWYKFTLRKDRRTA; this is encoded by the coding sequence ATGTCTCAAAGCGATTTTGACCAAAATTTGCAACGCGCCCCTTACGCAACCATCTGGAATCTGGCCTGGCCCCAGGTGGTGATGATGTTCTTCCATTTCCTGATCGGCTTTGTCGACGTGTGGGTGGCCGGACGGATCGGTCGCGAGACCCAAGCCTGCGTGGGCGTCATGAGCCAGGCCATGTTTTTTTTCATGGTCGTGGCCATTGCGCTGGCCAACGGTGGTGTGGCGGCCATAAGCCAGAGCTCCGGAGCGGGGCTCCCACGCCGCGTCAAACGTTTTGTGGGGCTTGGAGTGGGACTCGGATTTGTCACGGGACTGGTCATTCTGGCCTTCGGGCTCTGGTTCGACGAACGCTTCCTGCTCCTGCTGCAGATCCCGGTCGAGGTCATGCCCATCGCCGAGTATCTGCTGCAAGTCAGTCTCTACATTCTGCCAGCCTACTACCTGTTCACCATCAGCAACGCCTTTTTTCGGGCCCAGAAAATAGTGACCCTGCCCCTTTACTCCATGATCCTGGTCACGGGAGTAAACACACTGCTCGACCTGGGCCTTGGACTCGGCATGTGGGGGCTGCCCAACCTCGGATACAAGGGCATCGCCTGGGCGACATTCGCCTCCATCCTGTGCGGCACCGTCTATAATTTTGTCATGATGTTCCGCTGCGGCCTGCTCTCCCGGCAAAGTCTGGCCCCATGGCGCTGGGTCCGGCTGGCTCTGCCCTATCTGGTCAAGGTGGCCTGGCCGGCGGGGCTCATGCAACTGGTCTGGCACTCGGCCTACATGGTGCTCTATGCCATCACGGCCAGTCTTCCCTTTGACAACGTCGTCGCCATGGCGGGCATGAGCGCCGGTATCCGCATCGAGGCCCTGCTCTTTCTGCCCGGCATCGCCTTCAACTTCACCGCTTCCATCCTGGTCGGCCACTACCTTGGCCAGGGGCGAAAGGATGAAGCCAAGCGCATCGGCTACAAGATCATGCTCGTGGGCGTGATCGCCATGAGCGTCATCACCGGCCTTCTGTGGCTGGTCATCGAGCCGGTCATCGCCTTTGTCGCGCCGGACCTGCAGGTGCAGGAAGAAGCCATACGCTATCTGGCCTGGAACATGGCCGCCACACCGCCGCTGCTGGCCGCCATGATCCTGGGCGGAGCCTTCACCGGCGCGGGTGCGACCATCTACCAAGCCGTCATTTTCGGCACGGCAGCGTGGCTGGTGCGCCTGCCGCTCGCGTACCTGCTGGGGCATGTGGTTTTTCAGTCCGCCAACGGCGTATGGATGGCCATGTTCGCGTCCGTCCTGGTTCAGAGCGCCACCGCCCTTTATTTCTATCATTACAAGGATTGGTATAAATTCACTCTGCGCAAAGACAGGAGAACCGCTTGA
- a CDS encoding TraB/GumN family protein, whose amino-acid sequence MDFENLPDSVTVVEEGEKRFFLVGTAHVSLESVEDVRRTVEIVRPDSICVELCPARHQAMTRRDDWKRMDIYKVIKEGKAVFLMVQLVLQAFYRKIGDKLGVQPGAEMMEGVRLAQETGATLVLADRDVQVTLKRVWGFLGFWKKFQLLSQLLASVFVDDDVDKELIEDLKKKDELAAIMGSFAENFPQIKERLIDERDIYLAQKIRKAPGTNIVAVVGAGHVPGMQKYFGQEIDLAPLEELPPPSRWGVFWKWGLPGFFVALLVIGFFRGGADASMDAISVWVLVTGIGAALGSLAAFGHPLTVLSSFLAAPITTLHPLIAAGWVAGLVQAWVKKPTVSDLEDLPMSVMTVKGFWINPVSRILLVVIFANLGATIGVFVSGSWIASMVF is encoded by the coding sequence GTGGATTTTGAAAATTTGCCCGACAGCGTGACCGTGGTCGAAGAGGGCGAGAAAAGGTTTTTTCTCGTTGGAACCGCCCACGTTTCTCTGGAAAGTGTCGAGGATGTGCGCCGGACCGTGGAGATAGTGCGTCCCGATTCCATCTGCGTTGAACTCTGCCCGGCGCGCCACCAGGCCATGACCCGCCGCGACGACTGGAAGCGGATGGACATCTACAAGGTCATCAAGGAAGGCAAGGCCGTCTTCCTCATGGTGCAGCTCGTGCTGCAGGCCTTTTACCGCAAGATCGGCGACAAGTTGGGCGTGCAGCCCGGCGCGGAGATGATGGAAGGGGTGCGTCTGGCCCAGGAAACCGGAGCCACCCTGGTCCTGGCCGATCGCGATGTGCAGGTCACCTTGAAGCGCGTCTGGGGTTTTCTTGGCTTCTGGAAGAAATTCCAGCTCCTGAGCCAGCTTCTGGCCAGCGTCTTCGTCGACGACGACGTGGACAAGGAGCTTATCGAGGACCTGAAGAAGAAGGATGAGCTGGCCGCCATCATGGGCTCTTTTGCGGAAAATTTTCCCCAGATCAAGGAGCGCCTCATCGACGAGCGCGACATCTACCTGGCGCAGAAAATCCGCAAGGCTCCGGGCACGAATATCGTGGCCGTGGTCGGTGCCGGTCACGTGCCGGGCATGCAGAAATATTTTGGCCAGGAGATCGACCTGGCTCCGCTGGAAGAGCTCCCTCCACCCTCCAGATGGGGCGTGTTCTGGAAGTGGGGATTGCCCGGTTTTTTCGTCGCCTTGCTGGTCATCGGATTTTTCCGTGGCGGCGCTGATGCCTCCATGGACGCAATTTCCGTCTGGGTGCTGGTGACCGGCATCGGCGCGGCCCTTGGTTCCCTTGCCGCTTTCGGGCATCCGCTGACCGTGCTTTCGAGCTTTCTGGCCGCGCCCATCACCACGCTGCATCCGCTCATCGCCGCAGGTTGGGTGGCCGGTCTTGTCCAGGCCTGGGTCAAGAAGCCCACGGTTTCGGACCTCGAAGACCTGCCCATGAGCGTCATGACGGTGAAGGGCTTCTGGATCAATCCGGTCAGCCGCATTTTGCTCGTTGTCATCTTCGCCAACCTGGGCGCGACCATCGGCGTCTTTGTCTCCGGAAGCTGGATCGCGAGCATGGTCTTCTAG
- the cydB gene encoding cytochrome d ubiquinol oxidase subunit II — translation MLETIWFLLWGVLWAVYFVLDGYDLGIGTLVPFLGKSDTDRRVMFNAMGPFWDGNEVWLITAGGVTFAAFPKAYAVMFSGLYTPLMLLLFALIVRGVSLEFRHQVDSPAWRKVWDWGATIGSFVPALLLGVAFANIFMGLPLDENGVFQGNLLTLLNPYGLAGGVLFVLLFVMHGALWLTIKSEGDLHQRAAKLTRKLWPVLVALIGVFVVLTAIYTNLLSNYLLNPLMLVLLVIPILALVLLRQQIGKEQWWAAWGLSAAIIAGLTLFGVVGLYPALLPSSISPDYSITITNAASSTLTLSIMLGVTLVFIPIVAAYQFWLYRTFAHKVTEKELAQDGAY, via the coding sequence ATGCTTGAAACCATATGGTTCCTACTCTGGGGTGTGCTCTGGGCTGTTTATTTCGTGCTGGACGGATACGACCTTGGCATCGGAACCCTTGTCCCGTTCCTCGGCAAATCCGACACGGACCGCAGGGTAATGTTCAACGCCATGGGTCCCTTCTGGGACGGCAACGAAGTCTGGCTGATCACCGCCGGCGGCGTGACTTTCGCCGCGTTTCCCAAGGCCTACGCGGTCATGTTCAGCGGCCTCTACACGCCGCTCATGCTGCTGCTCTTCGCCCTCATCGTCCGCGGCGTCTCCCTGGAGTTTAGGCACCAGGTCGACAGCCCGGCCTGGCGCAAGGTCTGGGACTGGGGCGCCACCATCGGCAGCTTCGTGCCCGCGCTGCTTCTGGGCGTGGCCTTCGCCAACATCTTCATGGGCCTGCCTCTAGATGAAAATGGCGTCTTCCAGGGCAACCTGCTGACGCTCCTGAATCCCTACGGCCTGGCCGGAGGAGTGCTCTTCGTGCTGCTCTTCGTCATGCACGGAGCCCTGTGGCTGACGATCAAAAGCGAAGGCGACCTGCATCAACGCGCAGCCAAACTGACCCGCAAGCTCTGGCCCGTGCTGGTGGCACTCATCGGTGTCTTCGTGGTCCTGACCGCCATCTACACCAACCTGCTGTCCAACTACCTGCTGAACCCGCTGATGCTCGTCCTGCTGGTGATTCCGATCCTGGCGCTCGTTCTGCTGCGCCAGCAGATCGGCAAGGAGCAGTGGTGGGCCGCCTGGGGCCTGTCCGCCGCCATCATCGCCGGCCTGACGCTCTTCGGCGTGGTCGGGCTGTACCCGGCGCTGCTGCCTTCGAGCATCTCCCCGGACTATTCCATCACCATCACCAACGCGGCCTCCAGCACTCTGACCCTGTCCATCATGCTGGGCGTGACGCTGGTCTTCATCCCCATCGTGGCGGCCTACCAGTTCTGGCTCTACCGGACCTTCGCCCACAAGGTCACGGAAAAGGAACTGGCCCAGGACGGTGCCTACTAG
- a CDS encoding cytochrome ubiquinol oxidase subunit I: MDVLMLSRLQFAMATMFHFIFVPLTLGLSILVAIMETKYVRTGDETYKRMTKFWGKLFVINFVLGVVTGITLEFQFGTNWSRYSEYVGDIFGSLLAIEATTSFFLESTFLGAWIFGWNILSPKMHAACIWLVAIASNLSAAWILLANAFMQNPVGYVLRNGRAELDNFFHVLLNPFGWQQYVHTLSGAFTLAGFFVMGVSAYHLLKKQNIDFFTRSFKMGMIFALVFSVLVAVQGHHHAQEVGKIQPAKLAAMESLWETHENAPMYLLVVPDEKNEKNAIELFGIPGALSFLAHGSFNTPVQGLKDWPADERPPVMLTFLSFRVMVGLGTLLPILCIWAFLRRNKLTETPRLLKAMIFAIPLPYLAIEAGWVVAEVGRQPWIVYGLMKTADAVSPIVTSQVAFSLVALTLLYALLGAVDIYLLFKFAKKGPAEA, from the coding sequence ATGGATGTGCTCATGTTATCCAGGCTTCAGTTCGCCATGGCTACCATGTTTCATTTCATCTTCGTCCCGCTGACCCTGGGCCTGTCCATTCTGGTAGCCATCATGGAAACCAAATACGTACGGACCGGCGACGAGACGTACAAACGGATGACCAAATTCTGGGGCAAACTCTTTGTCATCAATTTCGTGCTCGGCGTGGTCACGGGAATCACGCTCGAATTTCAATTCGGCACCAACTGGTCCCGCTATTCCGAATACGTCGGAGACATTTTCGGATCTCTTCTGGCCATCGAGGCCACCACATCCTTTTTTCTGGAATCGACATTTCTTGGCGCCTGGATCTTCGGCTGGAACATCCTGTCCCCCAAGATGCACGCGGCCTGTATCTGGCTGGTGGCCATCGCCTCCAACCTCTCGGCGGCCTGGATTCTCCTGGCCAACGCCTTCATGCAGAACCCCGTTGGCTATGTGCTCAGAAACGGACGCGCCGAACTGGACAATTTCTTCCACGTGCTCCTGAACCCCTTTGGCTGGCAGCAGTACGTACATACTCTGAGCGGCGCCTTCACCCTGGCCGGATTTTTCGTCATGGGCGTCTCCGCCTACCATCTGCTCAAAAAACAGAACATCGACTTCTTCACCCGCTCCTTCAAGATGGGCATGATCTTCGCCCTTGTCTTCTCGGTGCTGGTCGCGGTCCAGGGTCATCATCACGCCCAGGAAGTCGGCAAGATCCAGCCCGCCAAACTCGCGGCCATGGAATCCCTGTGGGAAACCCATGAAAACGCGCCCATGTATCTGCTGGTCGTGCCGGACGAGAAAAACGAGAAGAACGCCATCGAACTCTTCGGCATCCCCGGCGCTCTGTCCTTTCTGGCTCACGGTTCCTTCAACACTCCCGTCCAGGGCCTGAAGGACTGGCCGGCGGACGAGCGCCCGCCCGTCATGCTGACCTTTCTCTCCTTCAGGGTCATGGTCGGCCTCGGCACGCTCCTGCCCATCCTCTGCATCTGGGCCTTTCTGCGCCGCAACAAGCTGACCGAAACGCCGCGCCTGCTCAAAGCCATGATCTTCGCCATCCCGCTCCCCTATCTCGCCATCGAGGCGGGCTGGGTAGTGGCCGAGGTGGGACGTCAACCATGGATCGTCTACGGGCTCATGAAAACCGCCGACGCGGTCTCGCCCATCGTGACTTCCCAGGTGGCCTTCTCCCTGGTGGCGCTGACCCTGCTCTACGCGCTGCTGGGCGCAGTGGACATCTACCTGCTCTTCAAGTTCGCCAAGAAAGGCCCGGCCGAGGCATAA
- a CDS encoding DVU0298 family protein — protein sequence MARSREIKRQVLDLLATDGWEAGLGGLAELGQQAVAPLFSALCNPAPLVRWRAVTGFGIVIAALAEKTPEKARVVMRRFIWSLNDESGGIGWGAPEAMAEIMTASPLIASEYHNHLLAYIHEDHCRPDCYLEHAPLRRGAVWGVGRLAQVRPDLAAKAEPDLLCALEDCDTVIRGLAAWACGLLGLTAALPKLKAMSQDQSVLELYRDRELQEVTLAILAAEAVCRITGHVPAQN from the coding sequence ATGGCACGCAGCAGGGAAATAAAACGCCAAGTCCTGGACCTCCTGGCCACCGATGGCTGGGAGGCTGGGCTTGGCGGTCTCGCGGAACTCGGGCAGCAGGCCGTGGCGCCGCTTTTTTCGGCGCTGTGCAACCCTGCGCCGCTGGTCCGCTGGCGCGCGGTCACGGGGTTTGGAATCGTCATCGCGGCCCTGGCCGAGAAGACTCCGGAAAAGGCGCGCGTAGTCATGCGCCGCTTCATCTGGAGCCTCAACGACGAATCCGGAGGCATCGGCTGGGGCGCGCCGGAAGCCATGGCCGAAATCATGACCGCAAGCCCACTGATCGCTTCCGAATACCACAATCACCTCCTGGCCTACATCCACGAGGACCACTGCCGTCCGGACTGCTATCTGGAACACGCCCCCCTGCGCCGTGGGGCCGTCTGGGGCGTGGGACGGCTGGCGCAGGTCCGGCCAGACCTCGCGGCGAAGGCCGAGCCCGATCTGCTCTGCGCCCTGGAAGACTGCGACACGGTCATCCGGGGCCTTGCGGCCTGGGCCTGCGGCCTGTTGGGCCTGACCGCGGCGCTGCCGAAACTTAAAGCCATGAGCCAGGACCAATCGGTCCTTGAATTGTACCGCGACCGCGAACTTCAGGAAGTGACCCTGGCCATCCTGGCCGCGGAAGCCGTCTGCCGGATCACGGGCCACGTACCCGCACAAAACTAA
- a CDS encoding FprA family A-type flavoprotein has translation MPVTEIKKDIYWVGVVDWNIHDFHGYSKSPQGTTYNAYLVIDDKITLFDSVPAKFQMDLYHQIRSIIPLEKIDYIVCNHIEPDHSGAMPFLMEKIQPEKVFCSKIGHRMLLDHYHQPDWPYHPVQTGDSISLGKRTVQFMETRMLHWPDSMFSYIPEEKLLISNDAFGQNIASSERFDDEIDLAMLMAEASHYYFNIVLPFSPRVIAVLDDVAKLGLEIDMIAPDHGIIWRSNVPLILQAYRDYAEQKPNKKAVIVFDTMWHSTEKMAKAIAEGLMEEGVAVRIMYLKQYHHSDVMGALADATGIICGSPTHNNGIMPLMADFLTYMKGLKPLGRVGAAFASFGWSGESLNILTEWLKSAKIEVVEPGVKCKNVPDHAKLAECKELGRQVGKAIVAKVEAEA, from the coding sequence ATGCCTGTCACCGAAATCAAGAAAGACATCTACTGGGTCGGAGTCGTGGACTGGAACATCCATGATTTCCACGGATACTCCAAATCTCCCCAGGGAACGACATATAACGCGTATCTGGTCATCGACGACAAGATCACCCTATTCGACTCCGTTCCGGCCAAATTTCAGATGGACCTGTACCACCAGATCCGGTCCATCATCCCGCTGGAAAAGATCGACTACATCGTCTGCAACCACATCGAACCCGACCACTCCGGGGCCATGCCCTTCCTGATGGAGAAGATCCAGCCCGAGAAAGTCTTCTGCTCCAAAATTGGGCATCGCATGCTCCTCGACCATTACCACCAACCCGACTGGCCCTACCATCCGGTCCAGACCGGCGACTCCATCAGCCTCGGCAAACGCACGGTGCAGTTCATGGAGACACGCATGCTGCACTGGCCGGACTCCATGTTCTCCTATATCCCCGAAGAGAAGCTGCTCATCTCCAACGACGCTTTCGGGCAGAACATCGCCTCCAGCGAACGCTTCGACGACGAAATCGATCTGGCCATGCTCATGGCAGAGGCCTCCCACTACTACTTCAACATCGTCCTGCCCTTTTCGCCCCGGGTCATCGCGGTGCTCGACGATGTGGCCAAGCTGGGCCTTGAGATCGACATGATCGCACCGGACCACGGCATCATCTGGCGCTCCAACGTGCCGCTGATCCTCCAGGCCTACCGCGACTACGCCGAGCAGAAGCCGAACAAGAAGGCCGTCATCGTCTTTGACACCATGTGGCATTCCACGGAGAAGATGGCCAAGGCCATCGCCGAAGGACTCATGGAAGAAGGGGTCGCGGTCAGGATCATGTACCTCAAACAGTACCACCACTCCGACGTCATGGGCGCCCTGGCCGATGCCACCGGCATCATCTGCGGCTCCCCGACCCACAACAACGGAATCATGCCGCTGATGGCGGACTTTCTGACCTACATGAAAGGCCTGAAGCCCCTTGGACGCGTCGGCGCGGCCTTCGCATCCTTCGGTTGGAGCGGCGAATCCCTGAACATCCTGACCGAGTGGCTCAAATCGGCCAAGATCGAGGTCGTCGAGCCCGGCGTGAAGTGCAAGAACGTGCCGGATCACGCCAAGCTGGCCGAGTGCAAGGAACTGGGACGCCAGGTCGGCAAGGCCATCGTGGCCAAAGTGGAAGCCGAGGCCTAA
- the rd gene encoding rubredoxin, with the protein MDKYVCTLCGYVYDPAAGDPDNGVAPGTKFEDVPDDWTCPICGAGKEDFAKED; encoded by the coding sequence ATGGATAAATACGTTTGCACGCTCTGTGGCTATGTTTACGACCCGGCCGCCGGCGACCCGGACAACGGAGTCGCCCCCGGAACCAAGTTCGAAGACGTCCCTGATGATTGGACCTGTCCCATCTGCGGAGCCGGCAAGGAAGATTTCGCCAAGGAAGATTGA
- a CDS encoding desulfoferrodoxin: MAQRLEVYKCDLCGNIVEVMHGGDGALVCCGEDMKLQVEGTVDAAREKHVPVIHKTATGYKVVVGEVAHPMIDAHYIEWIELVADGKVYRQYLSPGQAPEAEFCITAEKVTAREYCNLHGHWKIEN; encoded by the coding sequence ATGGCTCAAAGACTCGAAGTGTACAAATGTGACCTGTGCGGCAATATCGTTGAAGTGATGCATGGCGGCGACGGAGCCCTGGTCTGCTGTGGTGAGGACATGAAGCTTCAGGTTGAGGGAACCGTGGACGCGGCCCGGGAAAAACATGTTCCCGTGATCCACAAAACCGCCACCGGCTACAAGGTCGTGGTCGGCGAAGTCGCCCATCCCATGATCGACGCTCATTATATAGAGTGGATCGAGCTTGTCGCCGACGGCAAGGTCTACCGTCAGTACCTGAGCCCCGGCCAGGCCCCTGAAGCCGAATTCTGCATCACCGCGGAAAAGGTCACGGCCCGCGAATATTGCAACCTGCACGGACACTGGAAAATCGAAAACTAA
- a CDS encoding Fur family transcriptional regulator — MKELLGKDMRLTNQRRIILEELKSVTTHPTADEIYGMVRQKMPRISLGTVYRNLEVLSSLGLVRKLENAAGQKRFDGDVSPHHHIRCEACGKVGDIFDAPDITGIEQGLGTDFQITGVSLEFSGICPQCQAGKKLAQ, encoded by the coding sequence ATGAAAGAACTATTGGGCAAAGACATGCGTCTGACCAATCAACGCAGGATCATCCTGGAAGAGCTCAAATCAGTGACCACCCACCCCACTGCCGACGAGATCTACGGCATGGTGCGCCAGAAGATGCCTCGCATCAGCCTGGGCACCGTGTATCGCAATCTTGAAGTGCTCAGTTCGCTCGGTCTGGTGCGCAAGCTGGAAAACGCAGCCGGACAGAAGCGTTTTGACGGCGACGTCTCCCCCCATCACCATATCCGCTGCGAAGCATGCGGAAAGGTGGGGGACATCTTCGACGCTCCAGACATCACGGGAATCGAGCAGGGACTTGGCACGGACTTCCAGATCACCGGCGTAAGCCTGGAATTTTCGGGGATTTGCCCCCAGTGCCAGGCGGGAAAAAAGCTGGCGCAATAG